The Tissierella sp. genome segment ATACCCTTCTTCTGTATATTTATTACCTGCATTCCAAAATATCCATTGAGTTAAATCAGCATCATAAGTAGCCTTTTTTTGTGCTCTTAATTGCTCTGCACCATAAGGAGTATAGTTTGCACCATATTCTCTCTTTAACCATGGAGCAGAAAAGTCCTGTAGCCAAGGTCGAAGAATTGCTTTCTTTTCAGTGGTTTCAATTTTATCTATTCTCTCTTTTGCTATTTTCATACTAGTATTAACTATTGTATATGGATCAGCATCTGGATATTTTACACCATATGTACCTAAAGCATAGTGAGATGGATATACCATAGGACATAAAATATCTACAGCAGTAGCCAAAGTCTCCAGATGTTGTCCTAACCTCATATCATCTTCTACAGTTGTAACCAATCCAAATATATCGGCTGATACATACACACCATGTGGAGCCAATCTTTCCCTTGCATAGCTCAAAAATCCGGCTATGGCATCTCTCATAGGTTCTTCCCCAGCAGCTCCATAATCTATTAAATCCCTTTTTCCATCTGTTGGAAATCTTACATAGTCAAATTGAATCTCTTTAAATCCTTTTAAGGCTGCTTCTTCTGCTATTTCAACTAAATACTCCCAAGCATCTCTATTATAAGGATTTAGCCATGCATCCCCCTTGTTGTCTCTCCATACAGAGCCATCTTTAGTTTTTACAGCTAGATCTGGCCTTTTGCTTGCTGCCGTTTTGTCCTTAAAGGATACAATTCTAGCTATGGGATATATATCTTTTTCTGCCAATAGTTTCATAGATCCAACGAAATCTTTATCTCTAATTACTTTATCTGCTTCAACCTCTTGTACCATTGGAACTGAAGATTTATAGGTCATTTCACCAAAATCATCCTTCACATCTATTACAACAGCATTTATTTCAGTTTCATCTATAAATTGTACTAATTTATGAAATCTAGTCTTCCAGCCTAATGTATGTCCTGTCATATATATTGATTTTACATCTATCATTTCTTTATATGAAGCCCAATTCGTAGACGGTTGCTTTAGGTAGTCAACCTCTGTAATTATATTTGGTGCATCTTCTTTCACAACATCTACACCTGATATTGCTGTTTCAATTTTTGCACATCCTGATAATATTAAGGTAGATATCAGTAATGCCCCCAGCTTAATTCTTCTATTATGCATAATAATCCTCCTATGCCAAACATGATGTCATATATTTAATATCATTTTGGTCTATATTTAATGTATTGTAATTTATCTTGATCAATTTTCATTCTACTCAATTATATAATATGTAAACCATGAATACAACCACTATGTGCGACCCAGGAAATAATTGTGAGTGCAGCCCCAACATTAATATCCATAGTCGAGAAAGGGATATACCATATTTTAGTTATTACAATTTAAAAAACATTTTAAAAATATTTTAAAAAAGTGTTGACATCGTTAGATGATTGTATATAATGTAATTAGACACATATCTAAATTCATATTTTTTTAATTAGACATTAGATGTTCTTCTTAATACATGTTAGATAAATATAAGGAGGAATAGAAATGAATTTTAAATTAATTAATAAGTTAATGAAATTGCACGAATTATACTCTATTTTATTTTCAAGTTTTGTTGTAAAATATGAGTATAATGAACTTGATAAGTTTATTGCTCTTAATCATTCAACTAGAAAAGTTGATAATTTTTTATACAGAGTTTAGAAACTTATCAAATATCAAATTAGATAAACTTAAGGAGGATGTAAAATGAATGCTTATGTGAATAAAGAAGCTGGAAAATTGTATGATTTATTTTCATCAATATTTATAGCTTGTAACTCAGAATACTATTATGAGGAAATTGAAAAAGTAGATATAACTATAGAACGAGAATTCAAGGAATTAATAAACCATATCATAGATTTACTTGGTGATGATATTCAAAAATATAAAATGTATTTTACTGTCTCAAATATAGCCTACTCTTTAATTAACTTTGAAAAGATTTGGGACTTAAAAGACTTAGATAAATATCTAGAATATATCAATTCTATAAATAATTATGATATACAAAAATCTATACTTTCATTTATTGATGCTTATAAAGAGGATTGGATTTTCACTATGGATGATAATAAATTTAAAGATATAATAAACGATAATAATGTATTGTTTAAATTTTTAAACGACAAGGATATCTCTTATGAGGAGAAATGGAATATAGTTACAATTATTAATGATATAGATGGTTTTAAAAGAAACTTCATATCTTTAATTCAAGAATATGAATTAAAGTACAAAGTTTTTATTAAAAAATATGAAGATGATATTAATAAATATGCCGACTTTTTAATTAACGAAGTAAAAGAAAAAGGAATTAATTTAGATATTCCAATACAACAAATGGTAGATTTAAAGGACATAGATACTCTATTCATAATACCCTCATATTTTCATGCTTATACACTATCTCAAACAGTTGTAAGATCCAAGCATGTATCATATATGATTATAGGTAAATATGTAGATAAATTATTTCAAGCAACCAATAGAGAGTCTTCAGTTGATAAATATGTAGCTATATTTAAAAACCTAAGTGATCTTAATAGATATAGATTCATTAAGATTTTATCTAAGGGTGAAAAATATGGCCAAGAAATAGCAGATGATTTGAATATTACTTCAGCTACAGTATCGTATCACGCAAATAACTTGCTTATAACAAATCTGCTCAAAATGGAGAGAAATGAAAACAAAACTTATTACTCGCTTAATAAGGAAACATTAAGAGAAATGATAGAATTTATACAAAACGATTTAGAATTATAGGGGGGATACTCAATGAAAAGATATTTTTTTAAGTCAAAATCTTTATTATTATTCAATATTCTAGCTATTGTATTATCATCTATTGTAAGTATTTATATGGCTTTCATTCTCAGAAGTATTACAGATATTAGCTATAGTGGAGAATTTGTAAAATTAAAAGAAATTATATTTATAATGTTAGGATATAGTCTTTTAGTTTTTATAACTGGCTTTTCAAAAAGAACTTTAAGAAGAAAATTATTGAAAAATATTATGTATAATGTAAAAAAGGATATGTTTAATAGTATTATATCCAAAAATATTTCTTCTTTTACTTCTTCTAACACTGCAAATTATATATCAGCCATAAGCAATGATGCTACACTAATAGAACAAGATTATTTTTCTAGTCTCATAGATAATTTTAGTGATATAGTTACTTTTATGTTTGGCACATATGCA includes the following:
- a CDS encoding winged helix-turn-helix domain-containing protein; this translates as MNAYVNKEAGKLYDLFSSIFIACNSEYYYEEIEKVDITIEREFKELINHIIDLLGDDIQKYKMYFTVSNIAYSLINFEKIWDLKDLDKYLEYINSINNYDIQKSILSFIDAYKEDWIFTMDDNKFKDIINDNNVLFKFLNDKDISYEEKWNIVTIINDIDGFKRNFISLIQEYELKYKVFIKKYEDDINKYADFLINEVKEKGINLDIPIQQMVDLKDIDTLFIIPSYFHAYTLSQTVVRSKHVSYMIIGKYVDKLFQATNRESSVDKYVAIFKNLSDLNRYRFIKILSKGEKYGQEIADDLNITSATVSYHANNLLITNLLKMERNENKTYYSLNKETLREMIEFIQNDLEL
- a CDS encoding putative glycoside hydrolase; protein product: MHNRRIKLGALLISTLILSGCAKIETAISGVDVVKEDAPNIITEVDYLKQPSTNWASYKEMIDVKSIYMTGHTLGWKTRFHKLVQFIDETEINAVVIDVKDDFGEMTYKSSVPMVQEVEADKVIRDKDFVGSMKLLAEKDIYPIARIVSFKDKTAASKRPDLAVKTKDGSVWRDNKGDAWLNPYNRDAWEYLVEIAEEAALKGFKEIQFDYVRFPTDGKRDLIDYGAAGEEPMRDAIAGFLSYARERLAPHGVYVSADIFGLVTTVEDDMRLGQHLETLATAVDILCPMVYPSHYALGTYGVKYPDADPYTIVNTSMKIAKERIDKIETTEKKAILRPWLQDFSAPWLKREYGANYTPYGAEQLRAQKKATYDADLTQWIFWNAGNKYTEEGYER